A region of Lycium barbarum isolate Lr01 chromosome 1, ASM1917538v2, whole genome shotgun sequence DNA encodes the following proteins:
- the LOC132640072 gene encoding geraniol 8-hydroxylase-like isoform X2, with product MELPILLIFSLSFFWFIIKPYVQSKSRKNLPPGPTGLPIIGSLLKLGSKPNQSLTKLAKIHGPLMTLKLGSLTTIVVSSADVAKEILHKHDETFSARIVPVAVAAQPNPEGTIAWVNGDHTWKKKRRFLSTQMFTNQRLDSLQELRHQKAEQLVNHIRKQCEDGVAVDIGRVAFATTLNLISNTIFSIDMVDPEFKTAHEFKELVWTIMEDAGVPNLSDYFPVLKWLDLQGVRRRIRPAYLRLHEIFDEAIEKRVEGRAAGMKKKGDFLDVLLDQCEDDGSGFGTTIKPLMVDLFIAGSDTSAITTEWAMAELLRSPQELKKVRQEIIQQIGTERPVQESDIDKLPYLQAVVKEAMRLHPAVSLLLPHKAQNDIEVLGYTVPKDSQVFVNAWAIGRDPKSWVRPLEFLPERFIESSVDYKGRDFEFIPFGAGRRICPGLPLAIRMVNLILASIIQPFSWKLPDGMVPEKLDMEEQFGVSLRKATPLVAIPSMEENKVIF from the exons ATGGAACTCCCCATCCTTCTTATCTTCTCCCTCTCATTTTTCTGGTTCATCATCAAGCCATATGTCCAATCTAAATCAAGAAAAAACTTACCACCAGGTCCTACTGGCCTCCCAATAATTGGCTCACTCTTAAAACTAGGTTCAAAACCAAACCAATCATTAACCAAGCTAGCCAAAATCCATGGCCCTCTCATGACCCTAAAACTCGGTTCACTCACCACCATAGTAGTCTCCTCAGCCGATGTAGCTAAAGAAATCCTCCATAAACACGACGAAACTTTCTCAGCACGAATTGTACCTGTCGCTGTTGCTGCTCAACCTAACCCTGAAGGGACGATAGCATGGGTCAACGGCGATCACACGTGGAAGAAAAAGAGAAGATTCCTTAGCACTCAGATGTTTACTAACCAACGGTTAGATTCACTACAAGAACTACGTCACCAAAAGGCTGAACAACTAGTGAACCACATAAGGAAACAGTGTGAGGATGGTGTGGCTGTTGATATAGGACGTGTTGCGTTTGCGACCACATTGAATTTAATTTCTAACACGATTTTCTCGATTGATATGGTGGACCCGGAATTCAAGACGGCTCATGAGTTTAAAGAATTGGTTTGGACGATTATGGAGGATGCTGGGGTACCCAATTTGTCTGATTATTTTCCGGTACTAAAATGGCTAGATTTGCAAGGAGTGAGACGTCGTATAAGGCCAGCGTATTTAAGGTTGCATGAGATATTTGATGAAGCTATTGAGAAGAGAGTAGAAGGTAGAGCTGCAGGGATGAAGAAGAAAGGGGATTTCTTGGATGTACTTCTTGATCAATGTGAAGATGATGGGTCTGGATTTGGTACAACTATCAAGCCTCTTATGGTg GATTTATTCATTGCCGGAAGTGACACATCCGCCATAACAACAGAATGGGCAATGGCAGAACTCCTTCGAAGCcctcaagaactcaagaaagtACGACAAGAAATTATTCAACAAATAGGCACAGAAAGGCCGGTGCAAGAATCAGACATCGACAAACTCCCATACCTTCAAGCAGTTGTAAAAGAGGCAATGAGACTTCATCCAGCAGTTTCATTACTCTTACCACACAAAGCCCAAAATGACATTGAAGTGTTGGGCTATACTGTGCCCAAGGACAGTCAAGTTTTTGTGAATGCTTGGGCGATTGGAAGAGACCCGAAATCCTGGGTAAGGCCACTGGAGTTTCTGCCTGAAAGATTTATTGAATCTAGTGTGGATTACAAAGGTAGGGACTTTGAGTTTATACCCTTTGGCGCGGGTCGGAGAATTTGTCCTGGATTACCACTGGCTATAAGGATGGTGAATTTGATATTGGCTTCTATTATTCAACCATTTAGTTGGAAGTTACCTGATGGGATGGTTCCAGAGAAATTGGACATGGAGGAACAGTTTGGAGTTAGCTTGAGGAAGGCTACTCCTCTTGTTGCAATTCCTAGTATGGAAGAAAATAAGGTCATCTTTTAG
- the LOC132640072 gene encoding geraniol 8-hydroxylase-like isoform X1 — translation MELPILLIFSLSFFWFIIKPYVQSKSRKNLPPGPTGLPIIGSLLKLGSKPNQSLTKLAKIHGPLMTLKLGSLTTIVVSSADVAKEILHKHDETFSARIVPVAVAAQPNPEGTIAWVNGDHTWKKKRRFLSTQMFTNQRLDSLQELRHQKAEQLVNHIRKQCEDGVAVDIGRVAFATTLNLISNTIFSIDMVDPEFKTAHEFKELVWTIMEDAGVPNLSDYFPVLKWLDLQGVRRRIRPAYLRLHEIFDEAIEKRVEGRAAGMKKKGDFLDVLLDQCEDDGSGFGTTIKPLMVQDLFIAGSDTSAITTEWAMAELLRSPQELKKVRQEIIQQIGTERPVQESDIDKLPYLQAVVKEAMRLHPAVSLLLPHKAQNDIEVLGYTVPKDSQVFVNAWAIGRDPKSWVRPLEFLPERFIESSVDYKGRDFEFIPFGAGRRICPGLPLAIRMVNLILASIIQPFSWKLPDGMVPEKLDMEEQFGVSLRKATPLVAIPSMEENKVIF, via the exons ATGGAACTCCCCATCCTTCTTATCTTCTCCCTCTCATTTTTCTGGTTCATCATCAAGCCATATGTCCAATCTAAATCAAGAAAAAACTTACCACCAGGTCCTACTGGCCTCCCAATAATTGGCTCACTCTTAAAACTAGGTTCAAAACCAAACCAATCATTAACCAAGCTAGCCAAAATCCATGGCCCTCTCATGACCCTAAAACTCGGTTCACTCACCACCATAGTAGTCTCCTCAGCCGATGTAGCTAAAGAAATCCTCCATAAACACGACGAAACTTTCTCAGCACGAATTGTACCTGTCGCTGTTGCTGCTCAACCTAACCCTGAAGGGACGATAGCATGGGTCAACGGCGATCACACGTGGAAGAAAAAGAGAAGATTCCTTAGCACTCAGATGTTTACTAACCAACGGTTAGATTCACTACAAGAACTACGTCACCAAAAGGCTGAACAACTAGTGAACCACATAAGGAAACAGTGTGAGGATGGTGTGGCTGTTGATATAGGACGTGTTGCGTTTGCGACCACATTGAATTTAATTTCTAACACGATTTTCTCGATTGATATGGTGGACCCGGAATTCAAGACGGCTCATGAGTTTAAAGAATTGGTTTGGACGATTATGGAGGATGCTGGGGTACCCAATTTGTCTGATTATTTTCCGGTACTAAAATGGCTAGATTTGCAAGGAGTGAGACGTCGTATAAGGCCAGCGTATTTAAGGTTGCATGAGATATTTGATGAAGCTATTGAGAAGAGAGTAGAAGGTAGAGCTGCAGGGATGAAGAAGAAAGGGGATTTCTTGGATGTACTTCTTGATCAATGTGAAGATGATGGGTCTGGATTTGGTACAACTATCAAGCCTCTTATGGTg CAGGATTTATTCATTGCCGGAAGTGACACATCCGCCATAACAACAGAATGGGCAATGGCAGAACTCCTTCGAAGCcctcaagaactcaagaaagtACGACAAGAAATTATTCAACAAATAGGCACAGAAAGGCCGGTGCAAGAATCAGACATCGACAAACTCCCATACCTTCAAGCAGTTGTAAAAGAGGCAATGAGACTTCATCCAGCAGTTTCATTACTCTTACCACACAAAGCCCAAAATGACATTGAAGTGTTGGGCTATACTGTGCCCAAGGACAGTCAAGTTTTTGTGAATGCTTGGGCGATTGGAAGAGACCCGAAATCCTGGGTAAGGCCACTGGAGTTTCTGCCTGAAAGATTTATTGAATCTAGTGTGGATTACAAAGGTAGGGACTTTGAGTTTATACCCTTTGGCGCGGGTCGGAGAATTTGTCCTGGATTACCACTGGCTATAAGGATGGTGAATTTGATATTGGCTTCTATTATTCAACCATTTAGTTGGAAGTTACCTGATGGGATGGTTCCAGAGAAATTGGACATGGAGGAACAGTTTGGAGTTAGCTTGAGGAAGGCTACTCCTCTTGTTGCAATTCCTAGTATGGAAGAAAATAAGGTCATCTTTTAG